The Camelina sativa cultivar DH55 chromosome 16, Cs, whole genome shotgun sequence sequence TGGTGTAGAGCGCTAATCACTTAATAACACTAATCTCGTTACAAAGTTATATGAATACTGTATCTTATagtttctttctgtttctgcAGCAGAGGATTCAGTTTCGGGGCCTCCTCAAGAGAATCAGAATCCCATGGCTGATGATAATCCTCCAGTCATATGTGACGAGTCTTCTCAGAATCCCTCTGCTGAGGATAATCCAGTGATAGATGACAAGTCATCTCTGATTACTGTCACTAAGGATAATGACTTGATACATGACAAGTCATCTCAGACAACTCTTGCTCACAAGTCATCTCAGACAACTCTTGCTCAGAAGTCATCTGTTGCTAAGGATAATCCAGTGAAGACATTCTCAGGCTATCGTTTTTTTCAGGAACTGCTTATGGTATAATGCTCAGAATGAACTATGAAGGAAAAGGAGGGCTGGGAGTATCTGGGCAAGGCATGGAAGAGGCCATTCAGCCTAAGAAGCGTTTAATTAAAAACAGTGGTTTGGGATACATGGGTTTAGACTCACCAAGTCCTCCTCCAAAGCCTCCAAAGCTTCAGCCAGTTGCACCTTCATCTCAGCTTTCACCTCAGCCTCCAAAGCTTCAGCCAGTTGCACCTTCATCTCAGCTTTCACCTCAGCCTCCACCCCAACCTTCAACAACGGTTGTTCCTGACTTCATGGCCTCTCTTCACACAAAATTTTTGGGATTATGTTAGACCTCTTCAAGCTGACCAGAGTAGACTGCAAGGGTCTGATGGAATCATTACTTCAACTGATGTTGtcaaagaggaggaggaggtgtcAGCTCCAGTTTCAAATGTTGCCACTGATGTTGTTGCCAAggagacaaacaaaaagagaagacgtaggaagaagaagaagaataataagatTGTAAAAGCAGAAGATAATGAGCTGCCTTCTTCTACAGAGCAAGAAGCTATGGTAATCTTGCATACAAATCTGGGAGACATTGAGTGCCAGATTTTTTGTGACAAGGTTCCCAAAACAGCTGAAGTATTTGCGGTCTCTCCCTTGTTATTCTTTGAGCTTTGTGTTTGATCTTTCTTGTGTTTGATCTCTTGTGTTTGTTCATTGCAGAACTTTTTGGGTCTATGTGCTAGTGGCTACTATGATGGAACCATTTTTCATAGAAACATCAAAGGGTTTATGATTCAAGGAGGAGACCCAACTGGGACTGACAAAGGAGGAACTAGCATCTGGGGCATGAAACTTCATGACGAGATACACCATTCCCTCAAGGTGAGCTAATTGATTTTCGATGATAAGAGTATTGCGGATTGCCATATCTATACCTCTATTGTCTTTTTCAGAATTTGCTTTGATGCCATTCTCTTATTATATGCAGCACAATGTAAGAGGGATTCTCTCAATGGCAAACAGTGGCCCTAACACCAATGGAAGTCAATTCTTCATCACCTATACTAGACTCCAACATCTCTCAATGGAGTATGCACAGTCTTTGGCAAAGTAATGGATGGTTTCAAAGTTCTTGACATGATGGAAAAGGTAAATATAGAGTATTGATATGACTTTCCTATCTCAGTTTATACTTgacttttctttatataatagtatttttcttaacttttgcAGGTTCAAACATCCTCTGAAGATAGGCCACTTGCTGATATAATCCTAAAAGGGGTGACAGTCCGTGCCAGGGACGTAGAGCTCTCATGAAGTGTGTTCATCCGATTTGGTTGATTAGAAGAATATTATTGAACAGTGTAGAGTATTCTTGTCAAATAAAAGGAATCTGATACTAGAAGAAACTTAAGATTGGAGGAGAAGTGAAAAACCCATATTATTGAACAGTGTAGAGGGATTCTCTCAAAGTAAAAACCCATATTATGTTGCCAATTTTTGCCTTTGCTAGGGATATTCATAAACAGTGTAGATCGGTTTAATGAAGCAGAAACTGCAAGTGAGATTGTAACTAGTTTTTGACCATTCAACCCCCGCATAAACGCATATATTTGATATCAAAGAGAGACTTGGTTGTTGACAAATTCAAGCTTTAATTACGACTAAAAATGTAACGTCAACTGTGATTAGTCAACATAAAACCAcaagaagaaactgaatattaaaatgggaaaaatgtttgagaaaaccaaacataaaactAGAAGAATCTGAACAAAGCAGGGATAAAAAGTTGAAGGCAAATCCATCCATCAATAGAGCCTATGGGTACATACGGCAGAACCACAGTAGCAAGCTTTCGTCTTGATATTACCCATAGAGTCGCGTACCTGGTCGATCGCATAGTTGTAGTGGTAAGTCAGTTCTTGAAGCGGAGGTATGTTGTCCATTGCGAAGAACATCACGTGAGGCATTCTCTTGTCAGCATGATCATACAATACGTTTTGTGCGTACAGATTTGGCGAGCAGCTGTGGTTTATGAATCTCCCAATATTCCCCTTTGTTGCTGCATCAATGGTGAATCCGCTTgcctcctcatcttcttcctcggctGGGCCTGCCTGTGCCCCCGGCATAAGCTCTGACATCCCTTCCGCTAAGGTATTTTCGTATCTGTTACCAATATCAAAGAGATACTCATCGTTTCCGGTTCTCCTTTCTGCTTCACTATCCTCCAGAAGCTCACCTACGTATTCGCATATGAAGCTACCCGAAGGGATTGACTTAAGCGACCTCACTCCCCAGCCTCTTGACTTAGTTTTGAAAATCTCAAGCGGGAACCTGATACCATGCTGTGTGACTCTAAGGTAGGAAGAAGCAGGGCATTTACAGCGAGGGCCACACTCATAGATTAAAGGCTTTGCACCAACAATGGCTCCATCGTGGTTGTATGGAATCTCTCCTCCGTTCTTGTCCACACAATTGCAGTTTTTGGCGTCGTCCGTGCAGCCACCGATGCAACTACATGACTTTGGAGGAACTGGTCTGCACCAATCCGGGTAAATCAGTTTCACTATGTAGGTGAACATAGGCGGTTTCTCGTCGTCTATTTCATTCACAGCGCTAATGGGTAGTCGCTCTTTCCCTTCTGAGATGTCAAGTTTGCACAGACCTTCCCGGTATTTCAGATTCTTTGAGTTCTTCACCACTTTCCATGAAAGCTCAGGCTGTCCAGGCATGCGCCTAAGCTTAAACTTGAAGACAAACTTCCCGTGAGATCCGAGTTCTCGCCAATACTCTTCCACAAGATATAATCCGTCATAAACATAATGTGCACCTTTCTTATCACCACCTGATGATTCTAAAGCTGCCTTTTGGTTGCCCCTTATGACACGTACAGGGGTCTGCTTGATTGAGCTGTTTTTCAATGCGAGGTTCCCCTGTACAAGCTTTTGGTCTTTGGGCGGTTTATATTCCTGTCCACTTTTCTTTGCTTGCATCACATTCCCGCCTTGACCAGTGTAGATCAAGATATCTGAGTTATCCAGAGAGTCGTCGTACCCTCCAGAGGCTACAATACTAGTAGCAACTATGTCGTCACCGTGTTTCATATAATCAATACCCCCTTGACTCGGTTTATGCATACCGAGAATGTTCAGCTCCATTCTATATTGGAACTCATCACCAACCTCAATCCCAGGCACAGGTCCCAAAATATGAACACCCACGTTGAGATACTTGCCTTTGCTTTTCAGAATCTTTGAAGCCACGAAATCTACTCTAAACCTTTTTATCCGATCTTTCTCAGGCTTTGCTTCTTCCTCCTGCAAAAGTTTTCTACAAGCTCCATAGAAAAGACGTAGAGTTTCCTTGACTTTTTCCCGGCTA is a genomic window containing:
- the LOC104751910 gene encoding histone-lysine N-methyltransferase, H3 lysine-9 specific SUVH6-like isoform X3, with the translated sequence MTGLKFKRRKVCAVRDFPPGCGTGRMVFIPKTAEDVKAAEDVIKVETSVKAEEEGLVGQRDDGKSCGEFPSGDVDLVENGSDVIMAEHVEVQSLSICMPDGDSVGGESSNSEQTVKVAGSMGKKNSVLESSGSDVSSSGTENMTRDIVVYADEECLGRDDLAQTEPLEIELSSDVAVPKPSLDSRRKKAKKGVAFHSALKLTRKIKKDYGEGSRMKKDFYSRQRVGRDVEDSPDHRIPRQSWMLNVGIPPSRPSGSSSGGDNTSREKVKETLRLFYGACRKLLQEEEAKPEKDRIKRFRVDFVASKILKSKGKYLNVGVHILGPVPGIEVGDEFQYRMELNILGMHKPSQGGIDYMKHGDDIVATSIVASGGYDDSLDNSDILIYTGQGGNVMQAKKSGQEYKPPKDQKLVQGNLALKNSSIKQTPVRVIRGNQKAALESSGGDKKGAHYVYDGLYLVEEYWRELGSHGKFVFKFKLRRMPGQPELSWKVVKNSKNLKYREGLCKLDISEGKERLPISAVNEIDDEKPPMFTYIVKLIYPDWCRPVPPKSCSCIGGCTDDAKNCNCVDKNGGEIPYNHDGAIVGAKPLIYECGPRCKCPASSYLRVTQHGIRFPLEIFKTKSRGWGVRSLKSIPSGSFICEYVGELLEDSEAERRTGNDEYLFDIGNRYENTLAEGMSELMPGAQAGPAEEEDEEASGFTIDAATKGNIGRFINHSCSPNLYAQNVLYDHADKRMPHVMFFAMDNIPPLQELTYHYNYAIDQVRDSMGNIKTKACYCGSAVCTHRLY
- the LOC104751910 gene encoding histone-lysine N-methyltransferase, H3 lysine-9 specific SUVH6-like isoform X2 encodes the protein MGVMENSMVNTETTSKVVKVTMSSNVGDAFVDKRVVFQNGVSAGGCGFRNDRMTGLKFKRRKVCAVRDFPPGCGTGRMVFIPKTAEDVKAAEDVIKVETSVKAEEEGLVGQRDDGKSCGEFPSGDVDLVENGSDVIMAEHVEVQSLSICMPDGDSVGGESSNSEQTVKVAGSMGKKNSVLESSGSDVSSSGTENMTRDIVVYADEECLGRDDLAQTEPLEIELSSDVAVPKPSLDSRRKKAKKGVAFHSALKLTRKIKKDYGEGSRMKKDFYSRQRVGRDVEDSPDHRIPRQSWMLNVGIPPSRPSGSSSGGDNTSREKVKETLRLFYGACRKLLQEEEAKPEKDRIKRFRVDFVASKILKSKGKYLNVGVHILGPVPGIEVGDEFQYRMELNILGMHKPSQGGIDYMKHGDDIVATSIVASGGYDDSLDNSDILIYTGQGGNVMQAKKSGQEYKPPKDQKLVQGNLALKNSSIKQTPVRVIRGNQKAALESSGGDKKGAHYVYDGLYLVEEYWRELGSHGKFVFKFKLRRMPGQPELSWKVVKNSKNLKYREGLCKLDISEGKERLPISAVNEIDDEKPPMFTYIVKLIYPDWCRPVPPKSCSCIGGCTDDAKNCNCVDKNGGEIPYNHDGAIVGAKPLIYECGPRCKCPASSYLRVTQHGIRFPLEIFKTKSRGWGVRSLKSIPSGSFICEYVGELLEDSEAERRTGNDEYLFDIGNRYENTLAEGMSELMPGAQAGPAEEEDEEASGFTIDAATKGNIGRFINHSCSPNLYAQNVLYDHADKRMPHVMFFAMDNIPPLQELTYHYNYAIDQVRDSMGNIKKKACYCGSAVCTHRLY
- the LOC104751910 gene encoding histone-lysine N-methyltransferase, H3 lysine-9 specific SUVH6-like isoform X1; its protein translation is MGVMENSMVNTETTSKVVKVTMSSNVGDAFVDKRVVFQNGVSAGGCGFRNDRMTGLKFKRRKVCAVRDFPPGCGTGRMVFIPKTAEDVKAAEDVIKVETSVKAEEEGLVGQRDDGKSCGEFPSGDVDLVENGSDVIMAEHVEVQSLSICMPDGDSVGGESSNSEQTVKVAGSMGKKNSVLESSGSDVSSSGTENMTRDIVVYADEECLGRDDLAQTEPLEIELSSDVAVPKPSLDSRRKKAKKGVAFHSALKLTRKIKKDYGEGSRMKKDFYSRQRVGRDVEDSPDHRIPRQSWMLNVGIPPSRPSGSSSGGDNTSREKVKETLRLFYGACRKLLQEEEAKPEKDRIKRFRVDFVASKILKSKGKYLNVGVHILGPVPGIEVGDEFQYRMELNILGMHKPSQGGIDYMKHGDDIVATSIVASGGYDDSLDNSDILIYTGQGGNVMQAKKSGQEYKPPKDQKLVQGNLALKNSSIKQTPVRVIRGNQKAALESSGGDKKGAHYVYDGLYLVEEYWRELGSHGKFVFKFKLRRMPGQPELSWKVVKNSKNLKYREGLCKLDISEGKERLPISAVNEIDDEKPPMFTYIVKLIYPDWCRPVPPKSCSCIGGCTDDAKNCNCVDKNGGEIPYNHDGAIVGAKPLIYECGPRCKCPASSYLRVTQHGIRFPLEIFKTKSRGWGVRSLKSIPSGSFICEYVGELLEDSEAERRTGNDEYLFDIGNRYENTLAEGMSELMPGAQAGPAEEEDEEASGFTIDAATKGNIGRFINHSCSPNLYAQNVLYDHADKRMPHVMFFAMDNIPPLQELTYHYNYAIDQVRDSMGNIKTKACYCGSAVCTHRLY